A DNA window from Vigna unguiculata cultivar IT97K-499-35 chromosome 10, ASM411807v1, whole genome shotgun sequence contains the following coding sequences:
- the LOC114165928 gene encoding sm-like protein LSM1B isoform X1, which yields MSWAGPEDIYLSTSLASYLDKKLLVLLRDGRKLMGILRSFDQFANAVLEGACERVIVGDLYCDIPLGLYVIRGENVVLIGELDLEREELPEHMTRVSTAEIKRAQKAEREASDLKGTMRKRMEFLDFD from the exons ATGTCTTGGGCAGGCCCTGAGGATATTTACCTTTCTACTTCACTTGCGAGCTATCTTGACA AGAAACTTCTTGTATTACTGAGAGATGGTAGAAAACTCATGGGGATACTTCGCTCTTTTGATCAATTTG CTAATGCAGTTCTTGAGGGTGCCTGTGAGAGGGTTATTGTTGGTGATCTGTATTGTGACATCCCTTTGGGTCTCTATGTAATCCGTGGAGAAAATGTTGTTCTAATCGGTGAGCTG GACTTGGAGAGGGAGGAACTTCCCGAACACATGACTCGTGTTTCTACAGCAGAAATCAAGAGG GCACAGAAAGCAGAAAGGGAGGCCTCAGATCTGAAAGGGACTATGAGGAAAAGAATGGAATTTCTTGACTTTGACTAG
- the LOC114165928 gene encoding sm-like protein LSM1B isoform X2 — MSWAGPEDIYLSTSLASYLDTNAVLEGACERVIVGDLYCDIPLGLYVIRGENVVLIGELDLEREELPEHMTRVSTAEIKRAQKAEREASDLKGTMRKRMEFLDFD; from the exons ATGTCTTGGGCAGGCCCTGAGGATATTTACCTTTCTACTTCACTTGCGAGCTATCTTGACA CTAATGCAGTTCTTGAGGGTGCCTGTGAGAGGGTTATTGTTGGTGATCTGTATTGTGACATCCCTTTGGGTCTCTATGTAATCCGTGGAGAAAATGTTGTTCTAATCGGTGAGCTG GACTTGGAGAGGGAGGAACTTCCCGAACACATGACTCGTGTTTCTACAGCAGAAATCAAGAGG GCACAGAAAGCAGAAAGGGAGGCCTCAGATCTGAAAGGGACTATGAGGAAAAGAATGGAATTTCTTGACTTTGACTAG
- the LOC114165080 gene encoding sm-like protein LSM1B, giving the protein MSWAGPEDIYLSTSLASYLDKKLLVLLRDGRKLMGTLRSFDQFANAVLEGACERVIVGDLYCDIPLGLYVIRGENVVLIGELDLEREELPERMTRVSTAEIKRAQKAEREASDLKGTMRKRMEFLDFD; this is encoded by the exons ATGTCTTGGGCAGGCCCTGAGGATATTTACCTTTCCACTTCACTTGCCAGCTATCTTGACA AGAAACTTCTTGTATTGCTGAGAGATGGTAGAAAGCTCATGGGAACGCTTCGCTCTTTTGATCAATTTG CGAATGCAGTTCTTGAGGGTGCCTGTGAGAGGGTTATTGTTGGTGATCTGTATTGTGACATCCCTTTGGGTCTCTATGTGATCCGTGGGGAAAATGTTGTTCTAATCGGTGAGCTG GACTTGGAGAGGGAGGAACTTCCTGAACGCATGACTCGTGTTTCTACAGCAGAAATCAAGAGG GCACAGAAAGCAGAAAGGGAGGCCTCAGATCTGAAAGGGACTATGAGGAAAAGAATGGAATTCCTTGACTTTGACTAG